The Synergistales bacterium genome segment CATACGGGCGGTGCTCGATATCTCGGACACCTTTACCAGCTCTGTCCAGGTTGACGATGACGCGGTCCGGGTAACGATCGACGGCCTGACCATCGATGCCTCCTGTCCCGGTGCCGAGTCGCCCTACCCCGGTGAGGTCGATGTTTCCCTGAACCAGCAGGGGGGAGCCGACGGTGGTGTGGTGGTCTTCAACTATCAACGGGGCCGGGTGAAGCACTACACCCTTTCCGATCCCCACCGTCTCGTTGTCGATTTCATCGGTCCGCGGCGAAGCGATGAGCAGCCTTCGGATTCCGATTCGCCGTCGCTGCCCCGGCCAAGTGCGGTCACCGAACCGGATGGGAGGGGAGAGGGGCCCCCTCTTGTGGTGATCGATCCGGGGCACGGCGGGAAGGACCCCGGTGCCGTAGCCAACGGGATACTGGAAAAGGATTTGAACCTGGCTGTCAGCCGGAAGCTTGCAACACTGCTGAAACAGCTCGGCCTGCGGGTGCATCTGACCAGAAACAGTGATACCTATCTCAAGCTGGGAGAGCGGACCGATATTGCAAACAGAATGAATGCCGACCTGTTCATCAGCATCCACGGCAATGCGCTCCCCCCGGGAAAACATGCCAAAGGGTGTGAGGTCTATATCATGGCGCTGCCGACGGACGAGGACGCCATGAAGCTTGCCAGGATCGAGAACAGAGAATTCAATGGTTCGGTGAAAAAAAACAAGACGGAAAGCACCATGCTTTTGCGCATACTGGGGGATATGCAACAGAACGCCAAGGTTTCCGATAGCATGACCTTCGCCGAGGTTCTCTTTTCCGAAGGGAAAAAGAAGGGGATGCCCATGCGTCGGATCGCCCAGGCGCCTTTTGCAGTACTGAAGGGTGCGGGCATGCCCTCGGTGCTTGTGGAGGTCGGTTTTCTTACGGAAAAGAGTGAAGCCCGTCGGCTCGCTACGGATTCCTACCGGAAGAAGATTGCGGAATTCCTGGCCAGAGGCGTACATTCCTATCTGCAGTGACGGTTTGTGTTGGTGGCAGGCAGTGCGGGCTTACCGGGGAACGGGAGGGGAGAACCCGCGGAATCGAAGCATCTTAAGCGGCGGTGATAGGCATGAAGAAAAAGCAGGATACCTACGTAGACCGACAGGAGGAGGCACGGCATTCTCCACCGCGCCGTCGCTCCTCGACAGGGGGGAAGCAGCGTGAAGAGGGCGGGCCGGCGCGGAAAGCCCCCTTGCCCTTTCGGCTTCTCGCCTGGGCCTCCATTCTGATCGTATTCTTTGGTGTCGGCTATGTGGTGGCGGGTTTTGTAATGGGGTGGTTGGATTCGGGGTCTAAGGACCTTGGCGGTACTGTGGAGAGCAGACAGGAGGCCGCTGCCATGCTGGAGGGGGATGGACAGGGAACAGACCGGAAGCGGAAGAAGGCCTACAGGATCTTCCCCCTCGGCGATTCCGGTCTCTCGCCTCGGGAGGTCAGTGTGGTTCCGGGGATCTACGAGAACGATCTGCGTCACGTTCTGAACGAGCTCTTTGAACAGCTTCGGGTGCAGAGCGAGAGCCTGGATCCGGTTCGCATCCTTCACGTTTTCAAGACCGGCGACACGCTGTACATCGACCTCAGCTCCGGGTTCCTCTCCGCGCTGAGCCAGCTGTCCAGGAAGCGGGGGCAGCTGTTCATGACCGGGCTCGTGCGAACTGTGGTCGACAACTTTCCACCGGTGCGGAAGGTGCGTATCCTTGTCAACGGCAAACGGGTCGGTGACAATGCACCCCTGCGACTGGACGTGGCCTGGACACTTGCGCCACGTTCGTGAAAAGATTTGAAAAAGGAGTTGGGGATGGAAGAACGAAGCGACGGACGAGCCTGCAATATGCTCCGCCCGGTTGCGATCGAACGGGGGCTGAATATCCACGCCGAAGGTTCTGTGCTCATCAGTGTCGGTAATACCAGAGTCCACTGTACCGCCTCGGTTGAAGAGAAGGTTCCTCCCTTCCTGCGCGGGTCCGGGCGGGGGTGGATCACGGCTGAGTACGCCATGCTCCCCCGGGCGACGGCCTCCAGAAGTCAGCGGGAGTCGGTGCGCGGGCGCATCAAAGGTCGAAGCCACGAGATCCAGCGTCTGATCGGGCGCTCCCTGCGTGCCGGGGTGGATCTCTCTCTTTTGGGAGAACGTACCCTGTGGATCGATTGTGATGTGCTCCAGGCAGATGGAGGGACGCGCTGCGCGTCTATCACCGGAGCCTATGTGGCCATGACTGATGCCCTGCGGTTGCTGTGGGAGCGCAAACAACTCCCTTCCATACCTCTTCGTTGTCAGATTGCAGCGGTGAGCGTCGGTTTGATCGAGGGAAGGGCTCTTCTGGATCTGGATTATCAGGAGGACAGCAGGGCTGACGTGGATTGCAATATCGTGAAGACCGATACCTCCCATTTCGTTGAGGTGCAGGCCAGCGGGGAGGAACATCGTTTTTCGCGGGATGAGCTGGATGCCATGCTGTCGTTGGCCGACTTGGGCACGGAGGAGTTTTTTTCCGTCCAGCGTGAGGCCTTAGGGCTACGTGGAGAGGAGAGGGAGGCAGTCATTGGAAGCGAAAGCGCTCTTTGCCAGCGGTAACCGGCACAAGTTTCACGAGATGCACGAGCTTTTGCGCAGTGTTCCTCTGTCATTGGTCTTTGGCCCCGATGTGACGGATCCTGTGGACGTTGACGAAGATGGAACGACCTATGCCCAGAATGCCCTCAAGAAGGCCCGGGCGTGGTCGGAGACCACAGGATATCCCTCTCTGGCCGATGACAGCGGCCTGGAGGTGCTGGCCCTCGACTGGGCCCCTGGGATTCGTTCCGCCCGACTGGCCCCTACCGTTGAAGAACGGATAAGCCGGCTGCTCCAGCAGCTGCAGAACCATGAAGACCGGACCGCCCGTTTTGTCGCCGCGCTGGCCTATGTGGAACCGAAGGCGGGGAGAGTGGCGCTCAGTCTGGGATATGTGTGGGGCGAGATCTCCTTTTCGCCTGAGGGAAGCGGGGGCTTCGGCTACGATCCGGTTTTCATACCGCGGGGTTTCGACAAGCCCTTTGCCGCACTGGATGGAACGGTCAAAGGCGAATATTCTCACCGAGTTCGGGCCTGTCGAAGCCTGGCAGATATGTTATTCTGACCATCTATGGTACAATACCAACTCGCGTAAACAGATGGAGGTGTGTACGATGCGGATTGCGCTCTATATCATACACGTCCTTTTGGGACTGACCCTTATAGGCGTCGTGTTGTTGCAGCAGCGGAAGCAGGGAGGGTTTACCGGCGTTTTCGGAGGCGGCACCCAGGCTGATGCCTCCGGAGGCCAGTGGCAGCGGTTTACGGCACTGTCCAAGATCAGCGTTATCCTGATAGCGCTTTTTATGCTTTCATCTGTCGTTATCGTGTTCCTTTTCCGGTAGAGCTGGAGGATGACCATGCAGCGATCCCTCAACTCTATCGGTGATGTTACTGCGTTCTCCGCAGGTGATGACCGGTACCATTCGGCTACCCACGAGGAGATCCAGGCAGGACTGACGACGGACGTGTACTTTGTCAAAACCCGGGATGTATTGCGGGCACTGGGTTCGCTTGACACCCCGGTGGTGGCCGAACTGTTCGCCAGAAAGCCGGGAGTCTTTGCAGGTATGGACGAGGTGCTCCGGCTCTTCGAAGGACGCGGTGATGTCCAGATCTATGCGATTCCCCAGGGCTCCTCATTCGAGGGCAAGGATGTGGTCTGTCGTATCCACGGGCCCTATGAGGCCTTTGGGATGTACGAGACAGTAATCCTCGGTATGCTGGCAAGCGCTACCGGCTGGGCAACGGCCGCTGCGGAGTGCGTTGCGGCTGCTGGCGGCAAGTCGGTGCTCTGCTTTGGTGCCAGACATGTGCACCCCGCGGTGGCTCCAGTCATGGAGAGCGCAGCTGTTCGGTACGGAGGGTGCAGCGGTGCGAGCTGCATCCTCGGTGCCAAGCTCGCCTCCGTGGTGCCGAAGGGTACCATACCCCATGCGGCCATCCTCATCGCCGGCGACACGCTCCGTATCGCCGAAGCCTACGACGAAAGCCTCGGCGCAGAAGAGGCCCGGATCATCCTTGTGGATACCTTCAAGGACGAGGTGGAAGAGAGCCTGCGGGTTGCCGATTTTCTGGGCGAACGGCTTGCCGGCGTGCGTCTCGATACCCCGACTGAACGGGGTGGCGTCAAACCGGACCTGGCCCGGGAGGTTCGGCAGGCGCTGGATATGGGCGGGTTTCCCCACGTACAGATCATCGCTTCAGGCGGGCTGAATCCGGAGCGGATAGAGCAACTTGCCGCAGCGGAGGTCGACGCCTTTGGGGTTGGGAGCTA includes the following:
- a CDS encoding nicotinate phosphoribosyltransferase encodes the protein MTMQRSLNSIGDVTAFSAGDDRYHSATHEEIQAGLTTDVYFVKTRDVLRALGSLDTPVVAELFARKPGVFAGMDEVLRLFEGRGDVQIYAIPQGSSFEGKDVVCRIHGPYEAFGMYETVILGMLASATGWATAAAECVAAAGGKSVLCFGARHVHPAVAPVMESAAVRYGGCSGASCILGAKLASVVPKGTIPHAAILIAGDTLRIAEAYDESLGAEEARIILVDTFKDEVEESLRVADFLGERLAGVRLDTPTERGGVKPDLAREVRQALDMGGFPHVQIIASGGLNPERIEQLAAAEVDAFGVGSYIAHGTPRDMTMDLKDVNGVPVGKRGRFKGLVKNDRLERVL
- the rph gene encoding ribonuclease PH codes for the protein MEERSDGRACNMLRPVAIERGLNIHAEGSVLISVGNTRVHCTASVEEKVPPFLRGSGRGWITAEYAMLPRATASRSQRESVRGRIKGRSHEIQRLIGRSLRAGVDLSLLGERTLWIDCDVLQADGGTRCASITGAYVAMTDALRLLWERKQLPSIPLRCQIAAVSVGLIEGRALLDLDYQEDSRADVDCNIVKTDTSHFVEVQASGEEHRFSRDELDAMLSLADLGTEEFFSVQREALGLRGEEREAVIGSESALCQR
- a CDS encoding GerMN domain-containing protein, with the protein product MKKKQDTYVDRQEEARHSPPRRRSSTGGKQREEGGPARKAPLPFRLLAWASILIVFFGVGYVVAGFVMGWLDSGSKDLGGTVESRQEAAAMLEGDGQGTDRKRKKAYRIFPLGDSGLSPREVSVVPGIYENDLRHVLNELFEQLRVQSESLDPVRILHVFKTGDTLYIDLSSGFLSALSQLSRKRGQLFMTGLVRTVVDNFPPVRKVRILVNGKRVGDNAPLRLDVAWTLAPRS
- a CDS encoding non-canonical purine NTP pyrophosphatase — its product is MEAKALFASGNRHKFHEMHELLRSVPLSLVFGPDVTDPVDVDEDGTTYAQNALKKARAWSETTGYPSLADDSGLEVLALDWAPGIRSARLAPTVEERISRLLQQLQNHEDRTARFVAALAYVEPKAGRVALSLGYVWGEISFSPEGSGGFGYDPVFIPRGFDKPFAALDGTVKGEYSHRVRACRSLADMLF
- the secG gene encoding preprotein translocase subunit SecG; its protein translation is MRIALYIIHVLLGLTLIGVVLLQQRKQGGFTGVFGGGTQADASGGQWQRFTALSKISVILIALFMLSSVVIVFLFR
- a CDS encoding N-acetylmuramoyl-L-alanine amidase, with the protein product MLLLLFAVPMQAGEQWKLWRGEAFLGAVPVRMEDGVVLASLIPLAGLADCSVREEKETLWLGAEHHNLEFVAQGAVARLDGQIVPLQHPVVRADGDWWADVHHSLSLLNRLVEAKSAERFYWKGAQPQPSDASAESTQKEEDNGDPEDSAEYSKQFEALVAGLSKQDEGTRREPVSGTAVGGVALEGLRWSWRDNRIRAVLDISDTFTSSVQVDDDAVRVTIDGLTIDASCPGAESPYPGEVDVSLNQQGGADGGVVVFNYQRGRVKHYTLSDPHRLVVDFIGPRRSDEQPSDSDSPSLPRPSAVTEPDGRGEGPPLVVIDPGHGGKDPGAVANGILEKDLNLAVSRKLATLLKQLGLRVHLTRNSDTYLKLGERTDIANRMNADLFISIHGNALPPGKHAKGCEVYIMALPTDEDAMKLARIENREFNGSVKKNKTESTMLLRILGDMQQNAKVSDSMTFAEVLFSEGKKKGMPMRRIAQAPFAVLKGAGMPSVLVEVGFLTEKSEARRLATDSYRKKIAEFLARGVHSYLQ